From the genome of Rathayibacter sp. VKM Ac-2759, one region includes:
- the rpe gene encoding ribulose-phosphate 3-epimerase: MPARINPSILSADFVNFEAELQRIATADLVHVDVMDNHFVPNLTFGLPMVQRLQEVSPRPLDVHLMIDDPDRWAPGYAETGAYSVTFHAEAARDAVALARRLREIGARAGIALKPSTPVDEYLDLLPEFDQVLVMTVEPGFGGQSFMAETMPKLHALRSVVDRTGLDVWLQVDGGIAPGTIEIAAEAGADTFVAGSAVFGADDPEAAIAALRDTATAHLHRH; encoded by the coding sequence ATGCCCGCACGGATCAACCCCAGCATCCTGTCCGCCGACTTCGTCAACTTCGAGGCCGAGCTCCAGCGGATCGCGACGGCCGATCTCGTGCACGTCGACGTGATGGACAACCACTTCGTGCCCAACCTCACCTTCGGGCTGCCGATGGTGCAGCGCCTCCAGGAGGTGTCGCCGCGCCCGCTCGACGTGCACCTGATGATCGACGACCCCGACCGCTGGGCGCCGGGCTACGCCGAGACGGGCGCGTACTCCGTCACCTTCCACGCCGAGGCCGCGCGCGACGCGGTCGCCCTGGCGCGCCGCCTCCGCGAGATCGGCGCGCGCGCGGGCATCGCCCTCAAGCCCAGCACCCCGGTCGACGAGTACCTCGACCTGCTGCCCGAGTTCGACCAGGTGCTCGTGATGACCGTCGAACCCGGCTTCGGCGGCCAGTCGTTCATGGCGGAGACGATGCCCAAGCTGCATGCGCTCCGCTCGGTGGTCGACCGCACGGGTCTCGACGTCTGGCTGCAGGTCGACGGCGGCATCGCCCCCGGGACGATCGAGATCGCCGCCGAGGCGGGCGCCGACACCTTCGTCGCCGGCTCCGCCGTGTTCGGCGCCGACGACCCGGAGGCGGCCATCGCCGCCCTCCGCGACACCGCGACGGCGCACCTGCACCGGCACTGA
- a CDS encoding phosphoribosyl-ATP diphosphatase: MKTFDDLFAELGEKAAARPEGSGTVRELDAGVHFIGKKIVEEAAEVWMAAEYEGDERTAEEISQLLYHLQVLMLAKGLSTADVYRHL; this comes from the coding sequence GTGAAAACTTTCGACGACCTCTTCGCTGAGCTGGGCGAGAAGGCCGCCGCGCGCCCCGAGGGCTCGGGCACCGTCCGCGAGCTCGACGCCGGAGTGCACTTCATCGGCAAGAAGATCGTCGAGGAGGCCGCCGAGGTCTGGATGGCCGCCGAGTACGAGGGCGACGAGCGCACGGCCGAGGAGATCTCGCAGCTGCTCTACCACCTCCAGGTGCTGATGCTGGCGAAGGGCCTGTCGACCGCCGACGTCTACCGGCATCTGTGA
- the hisG gene encoding ATP phosphoribosyltransferase has protein sequence MTTTPPATTALLRVAVPNKGSLSETAGQMLAEAGYAGRRDPKELHVVDERNGVEFFYLRPRDIATYVGSGALDVGVTGRDLLIDSGSEAREIASLGFADSTFRFAGPAGRYTALEEIDGLRVATSYPGLVGGFLREHGVDVTLIRLDGAVESAIQLGVADVIADVVETGTTLRKAGLEIFGPVILDSTAVLVSSAGEPAGIPVLLRRLQGVLVAREYVLLDYDCPASLLEEATAIAPGFESPTVSPLHDPEWLAVRVMVTRADMNQVMDRLYDLGARAILVTSIHAARL, from the coding sequence GTGACCACCACCCCTCCCGCCACGACCGCACTCCTGCGCGTGGCCGTGCCCAACAAGGGCTCCCTCTCCGAGACCGCCGGCCAGATGCTGGCCGAGGCCGGCTACGCCGGTCGCCGCGACCCCAAGGAGCTGCACGTCGTCGACGAGCGCAACGGGGTCGAGTTCTTCTACCTCCGCCCGCGCGACATCGCGACCTACGTCGGCTCCGGTGCCCTCGATGTCGGAGTGACGGGGCGGGATCTTCTCATCGACTCCGGTTCCGAGGCGCGCGAGATCGCGAGCCTGGGCTTCGCGGACTCGACGTTCCGCTTCGCCGGCCCGGCCGGCCGCTACACCGCCCTCGAGGAGATCGACGGCCTCCGCGTCGCGACCAGCTACCCCGGGCTGGTCGGCGGCTTCCTCCGTGAGCACGGCGTCGACGTCACCCTGATCCGCCTCGACGGCGCCGTCGAGTCGGCCATCCAGCTCGGAGTCGCGGATGTGATCGCCGACGTCGTCGAGACGGGCACCACGCTCCGCAAGGCCGGCCTCGAGATCTTCGGCCCCGTGATCCTCGACTCGACCGCCGTGCTGGTCTCGTCCGCGGGCGAGCCCGCCGGCATCCCCGTGCTGCTGCGCCGCCTCCAGGGCGTGCTGGTCGCCCGCGAGTACGTGCTGCTCGACTACGACTGCCCCGCCTCGCTGCTCGAGGAGGCGACCGCCATCGCGCCCGGCTTCGAGTCGCCGACCGTGTCGCCGCTGCACGACCCCGAGTGGCTCGCCGTGCGGGTCATGGTCACCCGCGCCGACATGAACCAGGTGATGGACCGCCTCTACGACCTGGGCGCGCGCGCGATCCTCGTCACGTCGATCCACGCCGCTCGTCTCTAG
- the hisF gene encoding imidazole glycerol phosphate synthase subunit HisF yields the protein MSLAVRVIPCLDVAAGRVVKGVNFQNLRDAGDPVELARLYFEQGADELTFLDVTATVDDRSTTYDVVRATAEQVFIPLTVGGGVRGVEDVSRLLAHGADKVGVNSAAIARPELVGEIADVFGAQVLVLSLDVKRSDATASGFVVTTHGGRRETTLDALAWAAEAVERGAGELLVNSIDADGTKQGFDLELIAAMRELSSVPVIASGGAGAVEHFAPAIEAGADAVLAASVFHNRELTIGDVKRALGDSGIEIR from the coding sequence GTGAGTCTCGCCGTCCGCGTCATCCCCTGCCTCGACGTCGCCGCCGGGCGCGTCGTCAAGGGCGTCAACTTCCAGAACCTGCGCGATGCGGGCGACCCCGTCGAGCTCGCGCGCCTCTACTTCGAGCAGGGCGCCGACGAGCTGACGTTCCTCGACGTCACCGCGACCGTCGACGACCGCTCCACCACCTACGACGTGGTCCGCGCGACCGCCGAGCAGGTGTTCATCCCGCTCACGGTCGGAGGCGGGGTGCGCGGCGTCGAGGACGTCTCCCGCCTGCTCGCCCACGGCGCCGACAAGGTGGGGGTCAACTCGGCCGCGATCGCCCGGCCCGAGCTCGTCGGCGAGATCGCCGACGTCTTCGGTGCGCAGGTGCTCGTCCTCTCGCTCGACGTCAAGCGGAGCGACGCCACCGCCTCCGGCTTCGTCGTCACCACCCACGGAGGCCGCCGCGAGACCACCCTCGACGCCCTGGCCTGGGCGGCCGAGGCGGTCGAGCGCGGCGCGGGCGAGCTGCTGGTCAACTCCATCGACGCCGACGGCACCAAGCAGGGCTTCGACCTCGAGCTGATCGCCGCCATGCGCGAGCTCAGCTCCGTCCCCGTCATCGCCTCCGGGGGAGCCGGCGCCGTGGAGCACTTCGCCCCCGCGATCGAGGCCGGCGCCGACGCGGTCCTGGCCGCCTCCGTCTTCCACAATCGCGAGCTGACGATCGGCGACGTCAAGCGCGCCCTCGGCGACTCCGGGATCGAGATCCGATGA
- the hisI gene encoding phosphoribosyl-AMP cyclohydrolase codes for MTNPSDLTAVLDRAAFDANGLLPAIIQQHDSREVLMMGWMDREALRRTLTEGRVTFWSRSRQEYWRKGDTSGHAQYVRGAALDCDADTLLVQVEQVGAACHTGAHACFDVDPLDPVADLEPGE; via the coding sequence ATGACGAACCCCTCCGACCTCACCGCCGTGCTCGACCGCGCCGCCTTCGACGCGAACGGGCTGCTGCCGGCGATCATCCAGCAGCACGACAGCCGCGAGGTCCTGATGATGGGCTGGATGGACCGCGAGGCCCTCCGCCGCACGCTCACCGAGGGCCGGGTGACCTTCTGGTCGCGCTCGCGTCAGGAGTACTGGCGCAAGGGCGACACCTCGGGGCACGCCCAGTACGTGCGCGGGGCCGCGCTCGACTGCGACGCCGACACCCTCCTGGTGCAGGTCGAGCAGGTCGGGGCCGCCTGCCACACGGGCGCGCACGCCTGCTTCGACGTGGACCCGCTCGACCCGGTCGCCGACCTCGAACCGGGGGAGTGA
- a CDS encoding Trp biosynthesis-associated membrane protein — MTGRRLKSAVILGIVLLAALELTSSTQTWFTLGLTATEGDGASLDVVGTVAAPALSALALAGLALAAALAIAGPAFRVVLGVLQVVLGGSVVLAASTALGDPVRAGSSLVTNATAIAGQESVAALVDSSSSTAWPFVALVSGVVTAVLGAAVVATVRRWPDAEKKRVSRFEPADGYGHGASTVETEEGTIDPVVSWDELSRGDDPTSSR; from the coding sequence GTGACCGGCCGGCGCCTGAAGTCCGCGGTGATCCTCGGGATCGTCCTGCTCGCGGCGCTCGAGCTCACCTCCTCCACGCAGACCTGGTTCACGCTCGGCCTCACCGCCACGGAGGGCGACGGCGCGTCCCTCGACGTGGTCGGCACGGTCGCCGCTCCGGCGCTCTCGGCGCTGGCCCTGGCGGGCCTCGCCCTCGCGGCCGCCCTCGCCATCGCCGGCCCCGCCTTCCGGGTCGTCCTCGGCGTCCTGCAGGTGGTCCTCGGCGGCTCCGTCGTCCTCGCCGCGTCGACCGCGCTCGGAGATCCGGTGCGGGCGGGCTCCTCGCTCGTCACGAACGCCACCGCGATCGCGGGCCAGGAGTCGGTCGCCGCCCTCGTCGACTCGTCCTCCTCGACCGCCTGGCCGTTCGTCGCGCTCGTGTCCGGAGTGGTGACCGCCGTCCTCGGTGCCGCGGTCGTCGCGACCGTCCGCCGCTGGCCCGACGCGGAGAAGAAGCGCGTCTCCCGCTTCGAGCCGGCCGACGGCTACGGGCACGGCGCGTCGACCGTCGAGACCGAGGAGGGCACCATCGATCCCGTCGTCTCGTGGGACGAGCTCTCGCGCGGCGACGACCCCACCTCCTCCCGCTGA
- a CDS encoding DUF6704 family protein → MSTEHDDDNHGHSPAAWTAIVIMLLGFTVGTVAFFFDQALVVWLSAGLVVVGLLVGIVMARMGYGVDGAKANPKARA, encoded by the coding sequence ATGAGCACCGAGCACGACGACGACAACCACGGCCACTCGCCCGCAGCGTGGACGGCCATCGTCATCATGCTGCTGGGATTCACGGTCGGCACGGTCGCGTTCTTCTTCGACCAGGCGCTCGTGGTCTGGCTCTCGGCCGGCCTCGTCGTGGTGGGCCTGCTCGTCGGCATCGTGATGGCCCGGATGGGCTACGGAGTCGACGGCGCCAAGGCCAACCCGAAGGCGCGCGCGTAG